In the Commensalibacter melissae genome, TGTTGGGTGCCGAAGGTAAGGGACTGCGACAGCTTGTCCGTCAAAATTGTGATGAAATTGTTTCATTATATATGGCCGGGGATATTGACAGTTTAAACGTATCAGTTGCGGGTGCCATTGCCTTGTACGAAATAATCCATTCTAATTTAATCTAGAAATTTTATGTTAGTTTATTTAAAATTGTTCTTTTTATGCAATATTAAAGGTAAAGATCAGCTTGTTTAGATTGTCTGTATCAACGCGTGAAAAAATAAAAGATTTAGTTTTTCATCAGCAAAATCGTATAAATCACCATTCTATTGAAACTGTTAAGATTGAAAAAACGATTGGATGTTATGGCAGCCCGCGATGGAAGAATATTCAGGAATTTGCAAACAATCAATCATATCCTTTTTTGCACTGGAAACATCCAGCCGAGACAATTTACCGTTATCATCTGAAAGATATAACCCTTGATGTTTATCATATGGTATATTTCAAACAAAACCGGGTTATCACCAACAGTAATTATTACTTATCGGAAAATTTGCTCAATTCCATCCACATTCAATTGGATAAACTGATTGATGCGCGAGATCAGGGAGCTGTATTCTGTTGTTCTGATCATTGGGAAAACAATTATTTTCATTGGATGATGCATGCCATTCCAGCTTATTATGCGGCAATGCAATCAGGAATAAAAGCCAAATTTCTTTTGCCTTACCCATTGATGTTATGGCGTAAACGCAGTTTGGAATTGCTGGGACTTGACTTATCCATGTGTTATCCCATTGAAAAGGAAAAACAATATAGATTTTCAGAATTTTATTATTTTGATTATCTCTCACAAAAATTTGGCTATTCCTGTTCAAAGCTTTCTGAGCAGGCATATGTCAAAATGAAACAGAATGCTGTTGTATCTATTCAGTCAATAGCGAAATATGACAAGATATATATTAGTCGCGTAAATAAGAATAATCGGCATTTACCTAACGAGGAAAAGCTTGTTGAAGCATTGGAGAAAAGAGGATATTTTATTTTAAATCCTGAATTATACAGTCTAGATGAACAAATCATGCTTTTTCATTATGCAAAAATTGTGGTTGGTTTGTTGGGTGCAGGTTTATCAAATATCGTTTTCTGTCAAAAAGACACATTGATTTATGAATTGATTCCAAGTCATCATATCAATCCATGTTTTCTGGTCTTGTCTTTACAAAGCGGATTGCGTTATTGGGCCGATCAATTTGACAGTGGTGTTGATCATGGGGCGCCAGATCATCTTAGTGCCTGGGAAAAACCAATTGATGTAGCATTTGTCATGAAGAGGCTTGATGAACTTGAACCTTATATGCGTTCTGTTGATAATGCAGTTGTTAAATAACGTAATCAATAGGGGGAAGACTTAAATCCATTGATACTCCAGGTAAATCTTTATGACGTACCCCGATTTGTCGGGCAGGATTGCCAACTACGGTTGTGTAAGGTTTGACTGCTTCTAAAACAATTGACCCTGCACCAATCTTGGCTCCTTCTCCAATTTCCACATTTCCTAATACTTTTGCACCTGCACCGATTAAGACTCCCCGACGGATTTTGGGATGACGGTCTTTTTCATCTTTGCCCGTTCCCCCAAGGGTAACTTCTTGTAATATTGAAACGTCATCTTCTACAACAGCGGTTTCCCCAATAATAACAGAAGTGGCGTGATCTATCATGATTCGCTGTCCCAGACGGGCGGCAGGATGTATATCAACCCCAAACACTTCCGAAATACGGCTTTGTAAATGAAGTGCCAGATAGCGTCTTTGATTATGCCATAGCCAATGGGAAATGCGATGGGCCTGAATGGAGTGGAATCCCTTGAAAAATAGAAATGGTGTAATTAAATCGGAGCATGCTGCGTCTCTCATCATAACCGCGATCAAATCGGCTGCAGCTATGGAAATGAGAGGCGGATTGGTTCTGTACACTTGTTTGATTAAATCAGTTAATGCCTGATAGGGGATGGAGGCATCCTCTAATTTGCGTCCTATCATACAAGTCAGGGCGGTTTTGAAATCATGATGGCTGTGAATGCATGTATCAAAAAAACTGGATAACAAAGGATCACAACATCCATTGCTTTCTTGAACCATTTTTTCCCACAAGGCTTGAAGGTTTATTTCGTGGCTGTCGGGGCCGCTCGCTAATAGGTTATTCGGATCATTCATTGCGTTTTGAGTAGGTGCAATTGGATGAAGAGATTGACCAAATTTTTTTTTCATCATGCCCTCATGCAAATTTATCAGTATCCTTAGGGAGAAATGTGACTTAGGTTAACATGACATATAAGGAAACTATATTTTTATTCAAATGACCAGATTTTTTTTACATGTGGAAAAATTTACATAATTTTTTTGCAAAGGATTGTGCTTTGTCTAACAATGTTTAATAGTTGAATAAGGACTTATACAATAATATTTCATTCTATGTATCATAAGCATAAACTATTGATTTGATAGAATAAAGTGGGTTTTACTTGGATTGTACGGGAATAGTTTCCAATGAAATGTAAAAATAAAAATTTTCTGAATATTCAAAAAATTTTTCTGTATCTGATGTGTATAGTTGGATTAATTCCAGACTCTGCATTAGGGGCTTTGCCAGTGATGCCTGTTTTGGATAGTGGTGATACGGCATGGATGTTAATCAGCAGTGCGTTGGTTTTATTAATGACAATCCCAGGATTGGCCTTATTTTATGCAGGGATGGTTCGCAAGAAAAATGTTCTTGCAACAATGATGCAATCTTTTGCTATATGTTGTCTTGTTACTTTAATATGGATAACAGTGGGATACAGTCTTGTATTTACGACAGGGAATTCTTTCATTGGTAATTTATCACAATTTATGTTGAATGGAATTCTTGGCAACTATCACATGGGTGTTGATAAGGGGTTCATATTAGGAGCCAATGGAAACAATCCTGTTATTATGACTATCCCACAAAGTGTTTATGTTATGTTTCAAATGACATTTATCATTATTTCTGTGGCAATTTTGGTTGGATCGGTTGCAGAACGTATAAAATTTTCTGCCCTATGTATATTTTGTATATTATGGGCGTTATTTTCCTACGTGCCTGTTGCATATTGGGTTTGGAATCCGACAGGCTGGTTAGCCAATCTAGGAGCAATTGATTTTGCAGGTGGAGCAGTTGTTCATATTAATGCCGGTATTGCGGGTTTAATATGTGCTCTGGTTGCAGGAAAACGGTTAGGGTATGGTCGAAGTGATTTGGCACCGCATAATGTAGGTTATGCTGTTATGGGCGCTTCCCTATTATGGATTGGGTGGTTTGGTTTTAATGGGGGATCAGCCTTGGGAGCAAATGGTCGTGCAGCCATGGCGGTACTTGTAACACAGATTGCTGCCGCTTCTGGTGGTATTGGCTGGATGTTGATTGAATGGACTATTCGAAAAAAACCAACAGTACTTGGTATTGTATCTGGAGCAGTGGCTGGCTTGGTAGTCATTACCCCAGCAGCTGGTTTTGTAATGCCTGGCCCGGCCTTATTAATGGGATTTCTAGGCGGGTTGATTTGTTTTTGGAGTTGTTCTTATTTAAAACGAAAATTGGGATATGATGATTCTCTTGATGCTTTTGGTATTCATGGAATGGGGGGAATTATCG is a window encoding:
- the cysE gene encoding serine O-acetyltransferase; this encodes MNDPNNLLASGPDSHEINLQALWEKMVQESNGCCDPLLSSFFDTCIHSHHDFKTALTCMIGRKLEDASIPYQALTDLIKQVYRTNPPLISIAAADLIAVMMRDAACSDLITPFLFFKGFHSIQAHRISHWLWHNQRRYLALHLQSRISEVFGVDIHPAARLGQRIMIDHATSVIIGETAVVEDDVSILQEVTLGGTGKDEKDRHPKIRRGVLIGAGAKVLGNVEIGEGAKIGAGSIVLEAVKPYTTVVGNPARQIGVRHKDLPGVSMDLSLPPIDYVI
- a CDS encoding glycosyltransferase family 61 protein, coding for MSVSTREKIKDLVFHQQNRINHHSIETVKIEKTIGCYGSPRWKNIQEFANNQSYPFLHWKHPAETIYRYHLKDITLDVYHMVYFKQNRVITNSNYYLSENLLNSIHIQLDKLIDARDQGAVFCCSDHWENNYFHWMMHAIPAYYAAMQSGIKAKFLLPYPLMLWRKRSLELLGLDLSMCYPIEKEKQYRFSEFYYFDYLSQKFGYSCSKLSEQAYVKMKQNAVVSIQSIAKYDKIYISRVNKNNRHLPNEEKLVEALEKRGYFILNPELYSLDEQIMLFHYAKIVVGLLGAGLSNIVFCQKDTLIYELIPSHHINPCFLVLSLQSGLRYWADQFDSGVDHGAPDHLSAWEKPIDVAFVMKRLDELEPYMRSVDNAVVK
- a CDS encoding ammonium transporter, with product MCIVGLIPDSALGALPVMPVLDSGDTAWMLISSALVLLMTIPGLALFYAGMVRKKNVLATMMQSFAICCLVTLIWITVGYSLVFTTGNSFIGNLSQFMLNGILGNYHMGVDKGFILGANGNNPVIMTIPQSVYVMFQMTFIIISVAILVGSVAERIKFSALCIFCILWALFSYVPVAYWVWNPTGWLANLGAIDFAGGAVVHINAGIAGLICALVAGKRLGYGRSDLAPHNVGYAVMGASLLWIGWFGFNGGSALGANGRAAMAVLVTQIAAASGGIGWMLIEWTIRKKPTVLGIVSGAVAGLVVITPAAGFVMPGPALLMGFLGGLICFWSCSYLKRKLGYDDSLDAFGIHGMGGIIGAILTGVFAFGPLSATETDPVGISASLHLVIAQIEAVAVTIIWSSLVSFVLLKIIDCLIGLRVDTDSERQGLDMVLHNEQIN